One genomic region from Papaver somniferum cultivar HN1 unplaced genomic scaffold, ASM357369v1 unplaced-scaffold_24, whole genome shotgun sequence encodes:
- the LOC113340982 gene encoding aspartyl protease family protein 2-like, producing the protein MYFFNKILVASFLVSCLSCFLLAAGSSRFHVSASSVQSNESTLAGIEFPNHPSFSTGSSSDCDDFQIPIPESSNLNKPLVKLPLRHRRSVAETQMGKKDSVIHSTIRDLSRIQTLHTRISEKKNQNRNSRLEKKEHHHHHHHHHHQQQEQEVLNSTAAAPNYQQLTATLESGVSLGSGEYFMDVYIGTPPKHYSLILDTGSDLNWIQCTPCHDCFEQNGPHYNPYESKSYRNISCHDPRCNLVSSPDPPQTCDSGSSNQTCPYYYWYGDNSNTTGDFSLETFTVNVTTPTGASEFKAAENVMFGCGHWNRGLFHGASGLLGLGRGPLSFSSQLQSVYGHTFSYCLVDRNSDLSVSSKLIFGEDPSLLSHPSLNYTTLVSATRNDKEASSVDTFYYVEIKGIRVGDEVLEIPAGTWELSEQGAGGTIIDSGTTLSYFADPAYEMIRKAFVKQIKEYPLVKDFPVLAPCYNVSGVNRIELPEFAILFKDGAVWDFPVENYFIRLDPEEIVCLAILGTPRSSLSILGNYQQQNFHILYDTKKSRLGFAPMKCADV; encoded by the coding sequence ATGTATTTCTTCAACAAGATACTAGTTGCCAGTTTTCTTGTGTCTTGTTTGTCTTGTTTCTTGTTAGCAGCAGGTAGTAGTAGATTTCATGTCTCTGCTTCTTCAGTTCAATCTAATGAATCAACACTAGCTGGGATTGAATTCCCAAATCACCCAAGTTTCAGTACAGGTAGTAGTTCAGATTGTGATGATTTTCAAATCCCAATTCCTGAATCATCAAATCTCAATAAACCACTAGTAAAGCTTCCTCTTAGACATAGAAGATCAGTAGCAGAAACCCAGATGGGGAAAAAGGATTCTGTTATTCATTCCACAATTAGAGACCTTTCCAGAATTCAAACTCTTCATACAAGAATTTCTGAAAAGAAGAATCAGAATAGAAATTCAAGATTAGAAAAGAaagaacaccaccaccaccaccaccaccaccaccatcagcagCAGGAACAAGAGGTATTaaattcaacagcagcagcaccaaatTATCAACAACTAACTGCAACACTTGAATCAGGAGTAAGTTTGGGTTCAGGTGAATATTTCATGGATGTTTATATAGGAACTCCACCAAAACACTACTCATTGATTCTTGATACTGGTAGTGATCTCAATTGGATTCAATGCACACCTTGTCATGATTGTTTCGAGCAAAACGGTCCTCATTATAATCCATACGAATCAAAATCTTACAGAAATATCAGTTGTCATGATCCAAGATGTAATCTCGTTTCATCACCAGATCCTCCACAAACTTGTGATTCCGGCAGCAGCAACCAGACATGTCCTTATTACTACTGGTACGGCGACAATTCCAATACCACTGGAGATTTCTCACTGGAAACCTTCACAGTAAATGTAACAACACCAACTGGAGCATCAGAATTCAAAGCAGCTGAGAATGTGATGTTTGGTTGCGGGCATTGGAATAGAGGTTTATTCCATGGAGCTTCTGGATTATTAGGCCTAGGCCGAGGACCTTTATCGTTCTCTTCGCAGCTTCAATCGGTTTACGGACACACATTTTCTTATTGTCTTGTTGATAGAAACAGCGATTTGAGTGTTAGCAGTAAACTGATTTTTGGTGAAGATCCAAGTCTTTTGAGCCATCCCAGTCTGAATTACACTACATTGGTTTCAGCAACAAGAAATGACAAAGAAGCTTCTTCTGTCGATACATTTTACTACGTCGAAATCAAAGGCATCAGGGTTGGAGATGAAGTGCTTGAAATTCCAGCAGGAACATGGGAATTGTCAGAACAAGGGGCCGGCGGAACGATAATCGATTCGGGCACTACTCTTAGTTACTTTGCTGATCCTGCATATGAGATGATAAGGAAGGCATTTGTGAAGCAGATTAAGGAGTATCCATTGGTGAAGGATTTCCCTGTACTGGCTCCTTGTTATAATGTTTCTGGTGTGAACAGGATTGAATTGCCTGAATTTGCTATTCTTTTCAAAGATGGAGCAGTGTGGGATTTCCCCGTGGAGAATTACTTCATTCGACTTGATCCTGAGGAAATTGTGTGTCTTGCAATCTTGGGTACTCCTAGATCGTCTCTTTCGATATTGGGTAACTATCAACAACAAAACTTTCATATTTTGTATGACACTAAGAAATCTAGATTAGGCTTTGCACCAATGAAATGTGCTGATGTTTAA